ACCCAGTACCACCAGTAATCAAAACTGCTTGCACGTTTTCATCAGCAATCCACTGCGAAACAATCGCGCGGAGTTGGTATACATCGTCAATCACGATTTTCTTATCCGCGAGTTGGTGACCCGCTTCTTGCAACGCATCAACCAAAAACTTGCCCGAAGTATCATTTTCTTCCGTGCGAGTATCAGAGACAGTCAGGACTGCAATTTTTGCAGGCGAAAATTCAGTAACAGCGTGACCCATGAAATTTGAACCTCAATGATTGATATCTGGAACGGCGTTATCCGCCGATAGAAGCCAGGTGCGGCGTCATACCCGTGTGCCCCTGGTCTAGAAAATGACTTTGCTTTTTATTTGCCAGCGCACCTTGAATGCGTGCGATAAGCGATTCTTCCTGTGAGTCATCCTGAAGTAAATCGCGAAGCTCAACGCCATAGTCACCGAAAAGGCACATGTGGAGCTTGCCCACTGCAGAAACGCGCAGACGATTGCAGGAATCACAGAAATCTTTTTTGTATGGCATGATAAGCCCGATTTCCCCCGCATAATCAGAGTGACAGAACACCTCTGCTGGTCCATCACTTTGGCTTCGCACCTTCATGATCCAACCGTTGGCGATCAAATGATTTCGGATAGACACACCCGACAAATGGTGATTTTTAAACAGGGAGTTCATCTCACCCGTTTGCATCAGCTCAATAAAGCGCAGTTGGATAGGTTTGTCTTTAATCCAGTTAAGGAAAGCGGGCAACTCGCCACTGTTGAGATCTTTCAACAAAACAGCGTTAACTTTGACCTGTTCATACCCTGCGTCGAAAGCAGCGTCAATACCACGCATCACCTGGTGAAATTTGTTCTCGCCAGTGATCTGGTGAAACATTCTTGGGTCAAGGCTATCCACACTCACGTTAATATTGGTGAGGCCAGCATCACGCCATTGCTGGGCATGTTTCTCGAGACGGTAACCATTTGTGGTCATCGCGACCTTCTCAATACCTTCTTGCGCCGCAATCATAGCAACAATGTCAGTGAAATCTTTTCGAAGCGTCGGTTCGCCACCGGTGATACGGACTTTAGAAGTACCACAGTCAGCAAATGCATCCACCACGCGATGAAGCTCATCCAACGTCAGGAAGCTTGAGTTTTTTTGCGTAGGCTTGTAACCGTCCGGCAAGCAATACGTGCAACGGAAGTTACAGACATCAGTAATAGACAACCTCAAGTAGTAAAACTTGCGGTTGAAGGAATCTTCAAATTGAACAGCCACGAAACACCTTTCCAAAAACGGGAGACGGCCACATTTCTACGACCGCCCTGGTGACTCAGGGTCACGGCCTAACACGCATATTCTGGCGAACTTAGCGGGATAGGCTTCGGAGTTACCTGCGTCCGGTATTGTCACTTGTGACAATAGGACCGGAGCTTTAAGCGTAATCTAGCAAAATTTATCTTTTACTAACAAGAAATGTCCCTCACTTTCGTGCAGATTTGCCAATGCCTTAACTTTTTACTCACTGTCTCAAAACACGAACAGATCTGTGACGAAACCTTCAAGCACAATTTTCTCACAACCGACGTGTGCAAGTTCTAATTGGACATGGAAAAGGAATTTTCAACCAATCCGTCGTTTCCGATCCATACTCAAAACTGGCAAAACGTGGTCTCGCATTGCATTTTGAGAGGTTTCAAATCGCAAATTCAAATTGCATTTTGCAACTTCAAAAATGAAATGTCTGCAAAATCAGTCATGTAGTGTCTGGGCATTGAATTTGCACTGTCGATTGTACGACACGGGTATCTAAGTAGTTCCGATATTTAATACATATAAAAAAAGGCGGCTCAGGGAAGAAGTGCTAAGCCGTCAGCAAAACCGGGAGCTTATGATGACAATTACTTTGCCAATCCTATTCAACAATCGTCACATCCTTCCTTCGGGACGTTTGCCATTGCGCGTAACCCCTGGAGAGCAGTTAAACACCGTGAAGTATGCCATGCGAAACGGTTTGGACCTTGGCGTTTGTATGGATGAAACCAGCCCTATCGGTGCTGGGATTGGAACAAGAGTTAAAATTGAAGACTTCAGTCTGGCGCCGGAAAGCGGTGCTTTAACTATCACAGTTTGTGGTCACGAAAGCTTTGTGATCGACAGCATTAAGGAAAATGATGTCGGTGTTGTTGAAGCAGTATGCCAGACACTTCCAGCTTGGCCAGAGCGTGCGGTAAGTAACGATGCTCAACCTTTGGCCGAAAGGCTTCTTATTATGTTCGAGCGTTATCCAGAACTGAGCTCGTTGCACAAAAAGCCAAACTTCGATGACCTAAGCTGGCTTTGCCAGCGCTGGTTGGAGCTTCTGCCAATTCCGGCGAGTGAGAAACAAGTTCTGATGGCAGCACATACCTGCAGTGACACTGCCGAGTATTTGCTTAGCTTGATGAAGGAGCCTCACTGATTTCGCCTCAAATTTATCCAACAAAGACCAGCGTACGCTGGTCTTTTTTTGTCCGCTGCGTGATCAAAAACCTAAAATAAAGTGAGAATTTGCGAGAAACCGCATTCTTTTATGACACATGCCTTATGATTGGCAATAGAAATCGAATAAAAACGAAGCGCGATGAAAGAACCAAAACAAAAAATCGTAGCCATTGGAGGCGGGCATGGTTTGGGACGTGTCCTGTCAGCTTTGCGCGAGCATGGCGATCTTGTCACAGGTGTTGTGACAACTACTGACAACGGTGGCTCAACAGGCCGTATTCGAGCGTGCCAGGGAGGTATTGCCTGGGGCGACACAAGAAACTGTATTAATCAGTTGATCACTGAGCCTTCTATCGGTTCGATGATTTTCGAATATCGTTTCAAAGGCAACGGCGAACTTGATGGCCATAACCTTGGCAACTTGATGCTCACGGCGCTGGATAACTTATCCATTCGCCCTTTGGAAGCAATCAACCTCATCAGGGATATGCTCAAAGTATCAACACATATCGTACCAATGTCTGAGCACCCTGCCGATCTTGCTGCCCAAACAACAACCGGTGAAGTGATTGCTGGCGAAACCGACGTGGATGAATTACCCGAGCCTCCTGCGCGTCTGATGCTAGAACCTGTAGTGCCTGCGACTAAAGAAGCTGTTATGGCTATTCACGAAGCCAAATTGGTAGTACTAGGCCCTGGAAGCTTTTTGACCAGCGTAATGCCACCGTTGCTGTTGCCTGAAGTCAACCGGGCACTCAAGCAGACGGACGCAAAAGTCATATTCATACGAAATCTTGGCAAAGAGCATGGTCCTGCCGGGCAAATGTCGTTGAAAACGATGTTGAACTGGTGCGAACGCTCGATGGGTGGACGTCGGATTGACGTGGTATTGGGGCCGGATATTGACGAAGAACTTGGCGATGATTACCAGCAAGTGGTGACAGATTTAGCATCTGCCAACCACCAGTGGCGTCATGATAGGGACAAATTATCCCAGGCGGTCGAGCAGATCTTGCTGACCTGCTAACGCTTTATATTGCACTGCGGTGCCCTGCAACATCGTCGTCAAACGAGGCAGTTGGTCTTGAACCCATGATTCCTGACCTTGTTTTACACGAGATTCACACTCACGCGCCAGCTCTGCCAGTTCGTCTGCGCCGAAGCTGGCTGCGCTACTTTTAATTGCATGGCTGATCTCTCGTACTTGCATTGCGCTCGGTGCTTCTGAAAGTTGATCAGAATATCGGCTTAGTTCGTCACTAAATACCACAAGCAGAGATGACACTGTATCTTCACCTACTTCAACTGCCAGCCGTCGCAACGTCTCATGATTCACTGTCGACGCCATAATTTAGTTCCTTTTTTCTTGTGATTCTTGCCAACTTTGCAGCTTGCGATAAATAGTTGATGGGCTCACTTCTAACAGGCCTGCCGCCTGAGGGATGTTTCCATCACATGCATCAATTGCAATTTGTATCGCTCGCTTTTCTACCAACCACAAGGGTTCAATATCGGCTTTCGTCACCGCCCCTTGATTCAACAACGCTGATGCGACTGACAAATCGTCGTCGCGCGAAGGAGCAATTGCTGTTTGCGTAGTTGCTCTAACGGGAGTAGATGCAATTTTGACACCAGAAACTGTATTTAATGGCGGAGGCAGCATTTGTTCTGTGACTTCTCGCGCATTGTGTAGCACAACAATGTTGCGGATCACATTCTGTAATTGCCTCACATTCCCTGGCCATTCGTAGCTTAACAAGCGGCCAGTAACTTCTGCGTTGAAGGTCCGAAAATCTTTTCCTTCCTCCATAGCAAACATAAGCAGCAGGGACTGAGCAATCTCGACGACATCCTCACCACGCTCGCGCAGCGGCGGAAGCGTCAAAGGGATGACATGCAGGCGATAGTAAAGATCTTCGCGGAAGTTGCCTTTCATCACCTCTTCCCAAGGATCACGGTTCGTCGCACAAACAAACCGCACATCGACTTGTTTTACTTTGGAAGACCCCACTTTCTGGAATGTGCCCGTTTGAATGAATCGCAGGAGTTTAGACTGTAGATCAAGATCCATTTCACAGATTTCATCCAGGAACAGCGTACCTCCATCAGCCATTTCTGCTGCGCCTTCTCGTTCGGACGCTGCGCCAGTAAAGGCGCCTTTCATGTGGCCAAATAGCTCACTCTCAATAAGATCTTTCGGGATAGCAGCACAGTTAATCGCGACAAACGGCTTTTTGGCGCGTGAGCTTGCGGCATGAACTGCTTCCGCACACACTTCTTTACCCGTGCCGCTTTCGCCAGTAATGAACACTGTCGCCTTACTAGGCGCAGCGGAGTCAATAACACGGTAAACAGCCTGCATTGGCACACTGTGCCCGATGAAGCCGTAATACGCTCCTTCAGGAGACTGGCCACCAATTTTACTTTTTGGTTTCAGCGCGTTATTGACAGTTACCCGTAACAAATCAGCTTCGCAAGGCTTAATCAGAAAGTCGCTTGCGCCGTAGCGCATTGCTTCCACAGCCGCATCAATTGAGCCATGCGCAGTCATGATCACAACGGGAATATCCGGGTGAAGTTCGCGAATTTCAGAAAGCACATCGAAACCGGAAATGTCAGGCAGTCGCAGATCCAAAAGGACCAACGCAAAATTACCTGAAGAAAAATGGTGAATCGCTTCCTGACCCGTACTTGCTATCTCAACCTCGACATCCAGTGGATTGAGATAAGACTTGTACAGTGCAGCCACAGAAGCGGTGTCTTCCACCATTAAGATGCGTTTTTTGGCGCCAGAATCTAGCATTGAACCCCCGCCATCGATCCCTCAATAAATCAATCTTTTTCTTAGAAAGTCAGTACCAATTATAACGCCGATTTTCGTCAACAAAGGAGAATCGGTGCGTTTTGCATTGCAATTTGCAAAAGAAATTGCAAATAAGGCAGTTCTAATTCTTTGGAATTGCTATGTCGTGCGTTAAAAATGTTGGCACACTTAATGCTTAATTTAAAGTGACCCTTCTGGGTCACCTAGCCAACTGACGTTGTTTGTGAGCACTTCGTTCACTGAAACAAGACAGCCAACCGACCTTCTTGCGGTTGGCTTTTTTTTTAGCTGTTCTGTATAAATAATGTCCGCAAATCAGCAATTTCATCACGTAGACCAGCGGCCGTTTCAAACTCCAGGTTTTGCGCAGCTTCGTACATTTGCGCTTCCAGTTTCTGGATTTGAGCTTCAATTTGTTGCGGTGACTTGGCCACATAAGCGGCATCTTCTTCTGCCACCGCCTTAAGCGATGAAGACACTTTTGGCTTCTGCGGCCGACGTTTGCCGCCTAATTCCATTACATCAGCAATCTTCTTATTGAGCTTCTGAGGAACAATTCCATGTTCTTCGTTATGGGCCTGCTGTTTCGCACGGCGACGCTCTGTCTCTTCTATTGCACGCTGCATAGAACCTGTAATGCTGTCCCCATACAGAATCGCCTTACCAGCAAGGTTACGCGCTGCACGACCGATAGTCTGAATAAGAGACCGGTCTGAGCGCAGGAAACCTTCCTTATCTGCATCCAGAATAGCCACGAGTGACACCTCTGGCATGTCGAGGCCTTCTCGCAGCAAGTTGATCCCCACAAGGACGTCAAACTCACCCAGTCTCAAATCCCGGATGATCTCCACACGTTCAACGGTATCGATGTCTGAGTGCAGGTAACGAACACGCACGTCGTGCTCTTCCAGATATTCTGTCAGGTCCTCTGCCATACGTTTGGTCAGTGTAGTCACCAACACGCGCTCGTCTTTCTGCGTACGGAGACGAATTTCAGAAAGCAGATCGTCCACTTGAGTCGCTACTGGGCGCACTTCTATTTCTGGGTCTAGAAGACCCGTTGGCCGCACTACCTGATCAGCGATTTCACCATCTGATTTCTCGAGTTCGTATTTACCCGGCGTTGCAGACACATAGACGGTTTGCGGTGCCAGCGCTTCGAACTCGTCAAACTTGAGCGGACGGTTATCCAGAGCAGAAGGTAATCGGAAGCCATACTCCACCAGCGTTTCTTTGCGCGAGCGGTCACCTTTGTACATCGCGCCTATCTGCGGCACAGTAACGTGCGATTCGTCGATGATGAGAAGACCATCAGCAGGCAGGTAGTCAAACAAGGTTGGTGGTGGCTCACCTTCGGTTCGGCCACTCAAGTAGCGTGAGTAGTTCTCAATCCCTGAGCAATAACCCAGCTCTTGCATCATTTCAAGGTCAAACAGGGTGCGCTGGGAAATACGTTGCTCTTCAATCAGCTTATTGTTTTCCAGCAAGACTTTTTTTCGGTCAGCCAGTTCAACTTTGATGTGCTCAATGGCGTCCAGAATTTTCTCACGCGGCGTCACATAGTGGGTTTTCGGATAAATCGTCGCCCGAGGCAGATTACGTTCAGAAATAGAGCCGGTCAGCGGGTCAAAAACGCTGATGCATTCCACTTCGTCGTCAAATAGCTCAATACGGATAGCATCGCGATCAGATTCCGCGGGGAAAATATCAATCACTTCACCGCGCACGCGGAAGGTACCACGACTAAAAGCCTGATCGTTTCGGGTATATTGAAGCTCAGCAAGCCGTCGCAGAATCATGCGCTGCTCTATCATGTCCCCACGGCGCAGGTGCAACATCATCTTGAGATAGGAATCAGGATCACCCAGACCGTAAATTGCAGAGACGGAAGCGACAATCACCACATCGCGGCGTTCCATCAGCGCTTTGGTTGCGGAAAGACGCATTTGCTCAACGTGTTCGTTGATAGACGCATCTTTTTCAATAAAGGTGTCGGAAGCAGGCACATACGCTTCTGGTTGGTAGTAGTCGTAATAAGAAACGAAATACTCCACCGCATTTTCTGGAAAGAACTCTCTCATCTCACCATACAACTGCGCTGCCAGCGTTTTGTTGGGCGCCAATATCATGGTTGGGCGTCCAGCCTCGGCAATCACATTGGCCATGGTGTAGGTCTTCCCCGACCCCGTCACACCCAACAACGTTTGATGTGCAAGACCAGAATCCAGCCCATCCAACAATTGGTTGATGGCGGTAGGCTGGTCACCTGCCGGTTTAAATGGCGATTGCAGTTTAAAAGTCTTGCCCATCTTGCTTCCGTGACTCAATCATCAAACCACTCATTTTGCGCGCTTAGTCCCCTAAGTCAACTGACAAGATACTGACAAGGCTCGGAGTTGTTGACACATTCGGTTTCCACACCGAAGATCTCTTCCATACTAAAGAGGTCGGCACAGTCCACCAACATGAATATTTGAGGAAAATGATGAAAAAAGTAGCGGTAGTAACCGGTGGCTCAGCAGGGATCGGCCTCGCGGTCGTCGATGGATTTATTGCAGAGGGATACACCGTTTACTCGCTGGATATTCATCAAGGCCCTCGCGGAAACTGGGTGAATTGCAATGTGACCGACTCAGCTGCTGTCGATGCTGCTGTTGATGAGGTCATTGCAAACGATGGTCAGATTGACGCTTTGGTGTGTAACGCCGGTATCCATTTCAGCTCAAACATTGAAAACACCAGTGAAGAAGATTTCGATCGTGTCATGAGTATCAATGTCAAAGGCGCTTACTACGCGATTCGCGCTTGCCTGCCAACCATGAAAGCGGCGAAATCTGGTAGCATCGTGCTGCTTGGTTCAGACCAATGCACCGTCGCTAAGGGCAATTCCTTTGCTTATAACCTGAGTAAGCACGCGATTGCGTCGATGGCAAAAACCACTGCGCTCGATTATGCCCAGTTCAACATCCGCGCCAACGCCGTATGTGCGGGCACCACAGAGACACCGCTGTATCATAAAGCGGTTGATGCCTACTGCGAGCGTTCGGGGGCAGATAAAGAAGTCGTCCATAAAGAAGAAGGCAATTTGCAGCCACTGGGACGCATCGCTCAGCCGGAGGAAGTGGCCAACATGGTCGTTTTCTTAGCTAGCGAAAAAGCCAGTTTTATCACTGGCAGCCTTCATGCTGTTGATGGCGGCTACACGGCACAGTAACCATGAAGTTTATCGATCCTCACCTGCATTTATTTGATCGCCAGAAAGGTAAATACGGTTGGCTGCAAACTGGCAATCCCCCTTTCTGGCAGGAAAAAGCCGTTATACAAAGGGACTTTTCTGAATCAGACTTGCAGGTTTCTGCACCCGCAGAACTCGTTGGTTTTGTGCATGTCGAAGCAGGATTCGATAACGAAGCCCCCTGGCGAGAAATCGAATGGCTCGAAAGCACCTGCCAATTACCATTCAGAAGCATTGCCTGTGCAGACCTGACCCTCTCTTCCGAAGTGTTTAGTGAGCAGGTGACGCGCTTGAAAACGCTGAGCTCTGTGGTGGGGGTTCGACATATTCTGGATGACGATGCGGTAACCTTGCTAAGCAATCAGCAGGTAAAACGGAATCTCGCACATCTAGAAAAAGAAGGGGTGATCTTCGAAGCACAATTTGATGCCAACGACGACAGAGCTGTAGCTGCATTTCTCGATGTCATTGGTCACTTACCTTCTCTCCATGTTGTCCTTAACCACGCTGGTTTTCCACCACCAGCAAACTCTGCGGGCTGGAAGGAGAATATTGAGAAGCTTTCTGGTTTGAATAACCTTTGGGTGAAGGCATCAGGTTGGGAAATGGCGGACAGACACTTTCCGGTTAATGCCATTGCACAAACCATCGAAACTTTAATTGCCGCATTTGGACATGACCGAGTCATGCTGGCGAGCAATTTCCCTCTGACACTGTTTAGAACGTCTTACACAGAGCTTTGGCAAGACTATCTCTCACTCGACTTTCCTAGGGAAGATTTCCAGAAGGTCATGTACCAAAACGCCTCCACTTTTTATCGCTTTTAGGCTGAAAGACAGAGAAAAAACAACCCGCTCAAAGGCGGGTTGTTTCGTCAGTATCCCATCGAGCGATTACTTAATCTCAATACGTGGCGAACGCATGACCACTTCATCGTTCAACTCAATGCCGATACCCGGCTCTTCCGAGACCTCAAAAAAGCCATTCACCGGCTGAGGATCCTGAATACACAGTTCGCGGTTCCACGACTTAATCGCATATGTATGATGCTCGTGGATCAGGAAGTTAGGAATGGCGGTTTCCAGGTGCAAAGACGCTGCAGTGGCCACAGGGCCACCACAAACGTGCGCCTGAATGCGAACATCGAAGATATCCGCGTAATCACAGACTTTCTTTGTTTCCGTAAAGCCGCCACACAGGCCGATATCCGGCTGCAGCACGTCAACACTTTGGTCTTCAAGATACGGGCGCACACCCCAACGGTTATACAAACGCTCACCACCTGCAATTGGCACGTTCACGCGATCTGCCACTTTCTTATGCAGGGAATGGTTGAGGTAGTTCACTGGCTCTTCGTAATACATGCAGTCGAACTCTTCAGCGATCTCACCCAGCTGAATCGCCGTTGTTGCACCCGGCAAGCTGTGGCATTCAAAAATGATGTCCACTTCGTCACCTACCGCCTCACGAATGGCTTTCATACGTGCGCGATACAATTTCATTTCTGCACGGGAAATGATTTTGGTGCGCTCGTAGTACGTGTTGCCATCTTTGTCGTACATGATTGGGTCAACCTTGACAGCATCATAACCTTCAGCAATCGCTTTAAGCGCCGCTTCTGCATACTCTTCCGGCTGTGACAGTGCCTTGAACTCTTTGTCCCAGTCAAACTGAAGCTGAGAAGCATAGGTACGAAGCTTGTCATTTACCTTACCACCCAGCAGTTGGTAGACAGGAAGGCCAAGTGCCTTTCCTTTGATGTCCCAAAGCGCCGTGTCAATCGCACTCATCGCGGCATAGACAACAGGCCCACCGCCCAATCCCCAGAAACTCTCTCGCAGCATACGCGACCACAGCATTTCTGTCTGGAATGGGTCATGACCAATTAAGAATGCCTCGGCCATTTCTTTAATCATGTTTGCGGCTGCACTGTGCCCCAAATCGTAAGCAAGACCTGCCTCACCGACACCACTGATCCCTTCATCAGTGTGAATACGCACAAATACCGGGTTCCAAGGTGGCCTTTCCGGGCAATGAATATCGAAAACTTCGACTGACGTGACTTTCATCCATGTACTCCAAATCGTCTTATTATTTTGTCTTTATTCCATAAAGCTTGGGTCAAGGCGCCAAGCTTTCCGAAGAAGTGATGGCCAAGCAAGCTGTCCACCCGTTGCGCCAGAATGAACAACATTAGCCTGCGCAAAGATATTATCCTGGATAGGCTGAGGCACAGAAATTGCCTCTTTGCCTGCTGCCTGCAACATTAACTGAACTTCGCAAGCACGCTGCATATCGTAAAAACGCATGAAGGCGTCACCCACGGTTGGGCCTAACGTTAAGCCGCCATGGTTGACCAACAACATATGATTAGTACTACCAAGATCTTCCTGTAATCGCTTACGCTCATCTCCATTCACCGCAAGCCCTTCATAGCCGTGATAAGAAAGCGAAGGCAGTGAGAACATCGAATACTGGCTAAGCGGCAGTAAACCTTCTTTTTGACTCGCGACTGCAATGGTTTCATTGGTATGCAGATGGATCACACAGTGTGCATCCGAACGTGCTTCATGGATCGCACTGTGAATGGTGAAACCGGCAGGGTTAATCGTAAATGGGGTGTCATCGAGGATATTTCCATCCAAATCGACTTTTACCAGGTTCGACGCAGTGACCTCGTCAAACGCTACACCAAAAGCATTCACCAGATAAGTATCGGTATCAGGAATGCGTAGAGAGAGATGAGTATAGATAAGATCATCCCAGCCCATGTGAGCAACCAGGCGATAGCAAGCCGCTAGGTCGACTCGACGTTGCCATTCAATCTCACTAATTTTTCCTTTTAGGTCCAGCTTAGGTAGCGCTTCCACAATTTATTCCTTTTTTGCTCGTTCCCTGCCCTCTCAGCTTGTCTTATTTGTCTTCGACAGGCAAATAAGAGGCAAGATTGTGCGTACTTAAGAAGAAAATAAAGAACCTACTCAGTGTGTACAACTTAAAATTATCACTTTATCAAGATCAACTGGGCAAAATTCACTCAATCACTTTGTATTTAAAGTCTTTTACACCGCTCCGTTTAATTTTACTTCACTGAAGAATACTCAATTATGAGATCCTATGGGGATAAAGGTGTTGATTAACACACTTATCCACAGAATTTGTGGGTAACCCTCGCGAGCACAAACCAGAAACGTGTTCCAAAATGTCAAACCCTTTTTCCCATACTCACCAGCAAATCGACTAATCGCACACGAAAAGCAACAATGAGAGCTATATCACACTATCAATTTACTAGATCTTGTTTCCATCTTACGCATTTTAGCCAGCGGGCAGACACTTCTGACTCCAGTGCTGTTTAAGTTTTGTTCAATCTAAGTTAGGCCCTTTTCAGAAACGCAAAGACATCGCCTTTTAGAGGTGTTGTGATAGCGACTGAAATTTTTCAAATAGGCAGAGATCCAAGCTTTTATTTGCACCATAAAAAGCCCACAGAACAAAAAATCAGCCAATCTTGATCACACATTAAGCAGATGATTTAAATTCATCAAAATGTGGGTTTTCGGTGGTTGACAGCCTAAAGGGCGATAGCTAAGATTCGCCCCGCTTTGAGCGATTCCCCCTTAGTTCAGTCGGTAGAACGGCGGACTGTTAATCCGTATGTCGCTGGTTCAAGTCCAGCAGGGGGAGCCACTTTTCGTTAACTTGTTTAAGAATGAGTTAGCCGTCAGGATTGTCGCTTCGCGATATGTCGCTGACCTAGGCGGCCCCGTTGCAAGTCCAGCAGGGGGAGCCACTTTTCGTTAACTTGTTTAAGAATGAGTCAGCCGTCAGGATTGTCGCTTCGCGATATGTCGCTGACCTAGGCGGCCCCGTTGCAAGTCCAGCAGGGGGAGCCACTTTTCGTTAACTTGTTTAAGAATGAGTCAGCCGTCAGGATTGTCGCTTCGCGATATGTCGCTGACCTAGGCGGCCCCGTTGCAAGTCCAGCAGAGGGAGCCACACTAGATACATCGCCGCGGCGGTGAATCACAGAATCTGTTCCCCCTTAGTTCAGTCGGTAGAACGGCGGACTGTTAATCCGTATGTCGCAAGTTCAAGTCTTGCAGGGGGAGCCACTTTTTAGATGATTGGTTTTCGAACGAGTCATCGGTTTGTCGAAGTATCGCTTCGCGATTTGTCACAAGCCTGGGCGGCCCCGTAAAGTCTTACAGGGGAACCACTTTCGACGCATCGCCAAGGCGGTGAATCACAAAAATCTGTTCCCCCTTAGTTCAGTCGGTAGAACGGCGGACTGTTAATCCGTATGTCGCTGGTTCAAGTCCAGCAGGGGGAGCCACTTTTCGTTAACTTGTTTAAGAATGAGTTAGCCGTTAGCACTGTCGCTTCGCGATATGTCGCTGACCTAGGCGGCCCCGTTGCAATTCCAACAGATGTAGCCACTTTCGAAAACCCAGCCTAGCGCTGGGTTTTTTGTATTTGTTTTGTGGATATGACGCACAGGAATTGTTACTACCTATTATCTAGACTGTAAGCAATCGCCCAGATCCGGGCAAAGTTTGTCCGCTGCAGCAATTTTGATGAAAAACCCTTTCTCCTATCTGTTGTTATAGGCGCTTCAAAGGCCGATAATACAAAGATCTCTTTAAAATTTTCAAAGAATGGCATGACTGAGTATTTATTGCTTCTTGTCGGCACCGTCCTGGTAAACAACTTTGTGCTGGTTAAGTTCCTTGGCCTGTGCCCATTTATGGGC
The nucleotide sequence above comes from Grimontia kaedaensis. Encoded proteins:
- a CDS encoding amidohydrolase family protein, with amino-acid sequence MKFIDPHLHLFDRQKGKYGWLQTGNPPFWQEKAVIQRDFSESDLQVSAPAELVGFVHVEAGFDNEAPWREIEWLESTCQLPFRSIACADLTLSSEVFSEQVTRLKTLSSVVGVRHILDDDAVTLLSNQQVKRNLAHLEKEGVIFEAQFDANDDRAVAAFLDVIGHLPSLHVVLNHAGFPPPANSAGWKENIEKLSGLNNLWVKASGWEMADRHFPVNAIAQTIETLIAAFGHDRVMLASNFPLTLFRTSYTELWQDYLSLDFPREDFQKVMYQNASTFYRF
- a CDS encoding mandelate racemase/muconate lactonizing enzyme family protein, which gives rise to MKVTSVEVFDIHCPERPPWNPVFVRIHTDEGISGVGEAGLAYDLGHSAAANMIKEMAEAFLIGHDPFQTEMLWSRMLRESFWGLGGGPVVYAAMSAIDTALWDIKGKALGLPVYQLLGGKVNDKLRTYASQLQFDWDKEFKALSQPEEYAEAALKAIAEGYDAVKVDPIMYDKDGNTYYERTKIISRAEMKLYRARMKAIREAVGDEVDIIFECHSLPGATTAIQLGEIAEEFDCMYYEEPVNYLNHSLHKKVADRVNVPIAGGERLYNRWGVRPYLEDQSVDVLQPDIGLCGGFTETKKVCDYADIFDVRIQAHVCGGPVATAASLHLETAIPNFLIHEHHTYAIKSWNRELCIQDPQPVNGFFEVSEEPGIGIELNDEVVMRSPRIEIK
- a CDS encoding class II aldolase/adducin family protein translates to MEALPKLDLKGKISEIEWQRRVDLAACYRLVAHMGWDDLIYTHLSLRIPDTDTYLVNAFGVAFDEVTASNLVKVDLDGNILDDTPFTINPAGFTIHSAIHEARSDAHCVIHLHTNETIAVASQKEGLLPLSQYSMFSLPSLSYHGYEGLAVNGDERKRLQEDLGSTNHMLLVNHGGLTLGPTVGDAFMRFYDMQRACEVQLMLQAAGKEAISVPQPIQDNIFAQANVVHSGATGGQLAWPSLLRKAWRLDPSFME